One window of the Bradyrhizobium sp. NP1 genome contains the following:
- a CDS encoding ABC transporter ATP-binding protein: MAAAREPGTRTAAKLAFENVSLSYFTPSGETRALDGVSFRIAPGEIVSIVGQSGCGKSTLLSLLAGLIAPTSGTVSIDGALVRGPSTAVGFMLQQDTLFEWRTILDNAMLGPEIRGRDRAAARLRAEALLDRYGLRDFKQHLPSQLSGGMRQRAALARTMCLDPGILLLDEPFSALDFQTRIAISDEIAQIIRGEGKTAILVTHDINEAVAMADRVLVMSRRPGRIKSEHAIDFGAVPRERASSLELRELPVFNQAFQAIWKDLDVHV; encoded by the coding sequence GTGGCGGCGGCTCGCGAACCGGGAACGCGGACGGCGGCGAAGCTGGCGTTCGAGAACGTTTCGCTGAGCTATTTCACCCCATCGGGCGAGACGCGTGCGCTCGATGGCGTCTCGTTCCGCATCGCGCCGGGAGAGATCGTCAGCATCGTCGGGCAGTCCGGCTGCGGCAAGAGCACGCTGCTGTCGCTGCTCGCGGGGCTGATCGCGCCGACCAGCGGAACGGTATCGATCGACGGCGCTCTGGTGCGCGGACCGTCCACCGCCGTCGGCTTCATGCTGCAGCAGGACACGCTGTTCGAGTGGCGCACGATCCTCGATAACGCGATGCTGGGTCCTGAGATACGCGGGCGCGATCGCGCCGCGGCGCGTCTGCGCGCGGAAGCGCTGCTCGATCGCTACGGCCTGCGGGACTTCAAGCAGCATTTGCCGTCCCAGCTCTCCGGCGGGATGCGGCAGCGCGCCGCGCTGGCGCGCACGATGTGCCTCGATCCGGGCATTCTGCTGCTCGACGAGCCTTTTTCGGCGCTCGATTTCCAGACCAGGATCGCGATCTCCGACGAGATCGCGCAGATCATCCGCGGCGAGGGCAAGACCGCGATACTCGTCACCCACGACATCAACGAGGCGGTCGCGATGGCTGATCGTGTCCTTGTGATGTCGCGCCGGCCCGGACGGATCAAGTCCGAACACGCGATCGATTTCGGCGCAGTGCCGCGCGAGCGGGCTTCGAGCCTCGAACTGCGCGAGCTTCCCGTTTTCAACCAGGCCTTCCAGGCGATCTGGAAAGATCTCGATGTCCATGTCTGA
- a CDS encoding ABC transporter permease translates to MSMSEAKTVGDLAAAAPTGPVASPAYRRWQRAQRRRRLIVVGSQLGLVAILLVLWEISARMLWVNPLLTSYPSAVARSMITLFQDGLLLRHTWVTLMETLTSFAASTVLGVILAIWLWLAPTVRRVLDPFLIVANAVPKIALVPIFYIWLGPALSIYGIAIAVAVFIVLLMVYTGFEQTDKNKVKLIRALGGSTWQVLQKVVLPANRRVIIAAMKANIGLSLVGVIVGEFQSAKAGLGYLIVYGSQIFQMDMVMSAVVILGVISLVLFVGISSLEKWTNYAHFTEVEN, encoded by the coding sequence ATGTCCATGTCTGAGGCAAAGACGGTCGGCGATCTCGCCGCGGCGGCGCCCACCGGCCCGGTCGCGAGCCCGGCCTATCGACGCTGGCAACGCGCGCAGCGCCGCCGCCGCCTGATCGTCGTGGGCTCGCAGCTCGGCCTCGTCGCCATTCTTCTCGTGCTTTGGGAAATCTCGGCGCGGATGCTGTGGGTCAATCCGCTCTTGACCAGTTATCCTTCCGCGGTGGCGCGCAGCATGATCACACTGTTCCAGGACGGCCTGCTGCTTCGCCACACCTGGGTCACGCTGATGGAGACGCTCACGAGCTTTGCGGCCAGCACCGTGCTCGGCGTGATCCTGGCGATCTGGCTGTGGCTTGCGCCGACCGTCCGGCGCGTGCTCGATCCGTTCCTGATCGTGGCCAATGCGGTGCCGAAGATCGCGCTGGTCCCGATTTTCTACATCTGGCTTGGACCTGCGCTGTCGATCTACGGCATTGCGATCGCGGTTGCGGTCTTCATCGTGCTGCTGATGGTCTATACCGGCTTCGAGCAGACCGACAAGAACAAGGTGAAGCTGATCCGTGCGCTCGGCGGCTCGACCTGGCAGGTGCTGCAGAAGGTGGTGTTGCCGGCCAACCGGAGAGTGATCATCGCCGCGATGAAGGCGAATATCGGTCTGTCGCTGGTCGGCGTCATTGTCGGCGAATTCCAGTCCGCCAAGGCCGGCCTTGGTTATCTGATCGTCTATGGCAGCCAGATCTTCCAGATGGACATGGTGATGTCGGCGGTCGTCATCCTCGGCGTCATCTCGCTGGTCCTGTTCGTCGGCATTTCCTCGCTGGAAAAGTGGACGAACTACGCGCATTTCACCGAAGTGGAGAACTGA
- a CDS encoding isochorismatase family cysteine hydrolase: protein MHKIAISDEVMQRVALRRGGPKLYGRVQGPRAALVVIDMQNAFLLPGMPAEVAGATDIIPQINRLAEGFRRAGGTVVWIKMTIDRETESWSTWFECFMKPDRRAAMLRELSPGGKGHELHADLAVRDQDVVLQKTRYSAFIQNSSDLDSVLHERGIDTVAIAGTLTNVCCEASARDAMMLNYRTFFLSDANATHSDAEHNASLAAVMQYFGEVLSTSELLERLDGAQAQPQRVAGR from the coding sequence ATGCACAAGATCGCGATCTCGGATGAAGTGATGCAGCGCGTCGCGCTTCGCCGCGGCGGTCCGAAGCTTTACGGGCGCGTGCAGGGACCGCGTGCCGCGCTGGTCGTGATCGACATGCAGAACGCGTTTCTGCTGCCGGGAATGCCCGCGGAGGTGGCTGGCGCGACCGACATCATTCCGCAGATCAACCGGCTGGCCGAAGGCTTCCGTCGCGCCGGCGGCACGGTCGTCTGGATCAAGATGACGATCGACAGGGAGACCGAGAGCTGGAGCACCTGGTTCGAGTGCTTCATGAAGCCGGACCGGCGTGCCGCGATGCTGCGGGAGCTCAGCCCCGGCGGCAAGGGCCACGAGCTGCACGCCGACCTTGCGGTGCGCGACCAGGACGTGGTGCTGCAGAAGACGCGCTACAGCGCCTTCATCCAGAATTCCTCCGATCTCGATTCCGTTCTGCACGAACGCGGCATCGATACCGTCGCCATCGCCGGCACGCTCACCAATGTCTGCTGCGAGGCCTCGGCGCGAGATGCCATGATGCTCAACTACCGCACCTTCTTCCTGTCGGACGCCAATGCGACTCATTCGGACGCCGAGCACAATGCGTCGCTCGCCGCCGTCATGCAGTATTTCGGCGAGGTGCTCTCGACCAGCGAACTGCTGGAGCGGCTCGACGGTGCGCAGGCCCAGCCGCAGCGCGTCGCCGGCCGATGA
- a CDS encoding FAD-dependent oxidoreductase: MSVTQSSVLIVGAGPVGLTLAMDLAWRGIDVVIVERRAAGEPPSVKCNHVAARSMEIFRRLGVADALRGAGLPADYPHDVVYRTSATGQELTRIVIPSPVGRKAGERGPDTDWPTAEPPHRINQIFLEPILYAHAAAMPQIRIVNQADVESFEQDDAGVTVRARSLAGGEPLAFFARFLIGCDGGRSLVRRQIGAGMIGDAVVQRVQSTYLRAPDLLHRMTRPLAWGNFSLNPRRCGNVYAIDGRETWLVHNYLNDDEADFDAVDRDWAIRTILGVGSDFSYEILSKEDWFGRRLIADRFRDRRVFLCGDSAHIWVPFAGYGMNAGIADAANLAWLLAAHLKGWGDAAVLDAYEAERLPITEQVSHFAMNHALAVAKHRREVPSDIEDAGAEALRRSIGARVYELNVQQYCCAGLNFGYYYDRSPLIAYDGEPQPAYGMGTFTPSTVPGCRLPHFFLPSGRSLYDALDQDYTLLRSDRAIDVAPLRRAAAALGFPLALLDMDPPEDMRGVFGHALYLVRPDQHIAWRGDKPPADAAVLIRRVSGRAVPPGVLAAE, encoded by the coding sequence GTGTCGGTCACTCAATCAAGCGTTCTGATCGTCGGGGCGGGTCCGGTCGGGCTGACACTCGCGATGGATCTCGCCTGGCGCGGCATCGATGTGGTGATCGTGGAGCGGCGCGCGGCCGGCGAGCCGCCGAGCGTCAAGTGCAACCATGTCGCGGCGCGCTCGATGGAGATCTTTCGCAGGCTTGGCGTTGCCGATGCGTTGCGCGGCGCCGGCCTGCCGGCCGACTATCCGCACGACGTCGTCTATCGCACCAGCGCGACGGGGCAGGAATTGACGCGGATCGTCATTCCCTCGCCGGTGGGGCGGAAAGCCGGCGAGCGCGGGCCGGATACCGACTGGCCGACGGCAGAGCCACCGCACCGGATCAACCAGATCTTCCTCGAACCCATTCTCTACGCTCATGCGGCGGCGATGCCGCAGATCCGGATCGTCAACCAGGCCGACGTCGAGAGTTTCGAGCAGGATGACGCAGGTGTCACGGTGCGCGCGAGAAGCCTTGCCGGCGGCGAACCGCTGGCTTTCTTCGCCCGCTTCTTGATCGGTTGCGACGGCGGCCGTTCGCTGGTGCGCCGACAGATCGGCGCCGGCATGATCGGGGACGCGGTGGTGCAGCGCGTGCAGTCCACCTATTTGCGTGCGCCCGATCTGCTGCATCGGATGACGCGCCCGCTCGCCTGGGGCAATTTTTCGCTGAACCCGCGGCGCTGCGGCAACGTCTACGCGATCGATGGCCGCGAGACCTGGCTGGTGCACAACTATCTCAACGACGACGAGGCTGACTTCGATGCCGTCGATCGCGACTGGGCCATTCGTACCATTCTCGGCGTCGGTTCGGATTTTTCCTACGAGATATTGTCGAAGGAGGACTGGTTCGGTCGTCGCCTGATCGCGGACCGCTTCCGCGACCGGCGCGTCTTCCTGTGCGGCGACTCCGCGCATATCTGGGTGCCGTTCGCCGGCTATGGCATGAACGCCGGCATCGCCGATGCCGCGAACCTCGCCTGGCTGCTCGCCGCCCATCTCAAGGGGTGGGGCGATGCGGCTGTCCTCGACGCCTATGAGGCCGAGCGCCTGCCGATCACCGAGCAGGTGTCGCACTTTGCCATGAACCACGCGCTGGCCGTGGCAAAACATCGCCGCGAGGTGCCATCCGATATCGAGGATGCGGGCGCCGAAGCGCTGCGCCGGTCCATCGGTGCCAGGGTGTATGAGCTCAACGTCCAGCAATACTGCTGCGCCGGCCTGAACTTCGGCTACTATTATGACCGGTCGCCGTTGATTGCCTATGACGGCGAGCCGCAGCCGGCCTACGGCATGGGGACGTTCACGCCATCGACCGTGCCGGGCTGTCGGCTGCCGCACTTCTTCCTGCCCAGCGGCCGCTCGCTGTATGACGCGTTGGATCAGGACTACACGCTGCTTCGCAGCGACCGGGCCATCGACGTCGCGCCGCTACGGCGCGCCGCCGCAGCGCTTGGTTTTCCGCTCGCGCTGCTGGATATGGATCCCCCGGAAGACATGCGCGGCGTGTTCGGCCACGCGCTCTATCTGGTTCGCCCGGACCAGCACATCGCATGGCGTGGCGACAAGCCGCCTGCGGATGCGGCCGTCCTGATCCGGCGGGTCTCGGGCCGTGCTGTGCCGCCGGGCGTGCTTGCTGCGGAATAG
- a CDS encoding antibiotic biosynthesis monooxygenase, which translates to MRSQAIILAAMALLTTPSLAASDSQAERVYVVTYVELLPSQSDAGAGLLIAYRNAGRGEHGNLRLEVLSELGRPARFALLETWDNKASLDAHESGPGAHEFRAKFEKIAAAPPDERILSGLRVSADEGRSGTLYVLTHVDVAPQYADSATALLQTLFDATSKEDGNAAHEVLRQANRPNHFTTVEQWKDEPARARHSAAAPTREFRQKLSPMMGALYDERIYRLAGK; encoded by the coding sequence ATGCGATCGCAAGCCATAATCCTTGCCGCGATGGCACTTCTCACCACCCCTTCACTCGCGGCCAGCGACAGTCAGGCCGAGCGCGTCTATGTGGTGACCTATGTCGAGCTGCTGCCGAGCCAAAGCGACGCGGGTGCCGGGCTGCTGATCGCCTACCGGAACGCCGGGCGCGGCGAACATGGCAACCTTCGCCTGGAGGTGCTGAGCGAGCTCGGCCGGCCGGCGCGATTTGCCTTGCTCGAGACCTGGGACAACAAGGCCTCGCTGGACGCCCACGAGAGCGGACCAGGCGCCCACGAATTCCGTGCCAAATTCGAGAAGATTGCGGCTGCGCCGCCGGACGAAAGGATCTTGAGCGGGCTGCGCGTCAGCGCGGATGAAGGCCGTTCCGGAACTCTCTACGTGCTCACCCATGTGGACGTCGCCCCGCAATATGCCGATTCCGCCACAGCGCTGCTTCAGACGCTGTTCGACGCAACAAGCAAGGAAGACGGCAATGCCGCCCACGAGGTGCTTCGGCAGGCAAACCGTCCGAACCACTTCACGACGGTGGAGCAATGGAAGGATGAGCCGGCGCGGGCAAGACATTCAGCCGCCGCGCCCACACGCGAATTCCGGCAGAAACTCTCGCCGATGATGGGCGCGCTCTACGACGAGCGGATCTACCGCCTAGCCGGGAAGTAA
- a CDS encoding alpha/beta hydrolase, translating into MAIDPQLAPFIARLAEAWPEPVLSLPVATWRERVERLSAAARMPYPDGFADETRVIDAPRPVRIRIYRPRAPGPLPALVYMHGGGWVIGSIDSHDSITAAIAADTPCVVISVDYARAPEHPFPAAVDDCRAVVAWTFENAAAIGASPDAIFVGGDSAGGNLAAAMTLAFRDSPHRLRGQLLIYPCVDVNFERPSYHSEAQAPYLKAAEMIWFWNQYCPEPAQRANPLAVPIKAASLAGLPPAFIVVAEHDPLRDDGHAYAGRLEAAGVAVTFRPGLGLIHGFVRARALCTAAQAEHVAMTDWLRRTAQ; encoded by the coding sequence ATGGCCATCGATCCACAACTCGCTCCCTTCATCGCGCGCCTCGCGGAAGCCTGGCCCGAGCCCGTGCTGTCGCTGCCGGTTGCGACCTGGCGCGAGCGGGTCGAGCGGCTGTCCGCGGCCGCGCGCATGCCCTACCCTGACGGGTTTGCCGACGAAACCCGCGTCATCGACGCTCCCCGCCCGGTGCGCATCCGCATCTACCGGCCGCGCGCACCGGGCCCGCTGCCCGCGCTCGTCTATATGCACGGCGGCGGCTGGGTGATCGGCAGCATCGACAGCCACGATTCCATCACCGCGGCGATCGCCGCCGATACCCCCTGCGTCGTCATCAGCGTCGACTATGCCCGCGCGCCGGAACATCCATTCCCCGCCGCAGTCGACGATTGTCGCGCGGTGGTTGCCTGGACGTTCGAGAACGCCGCCGCGATCGGCGCCAGTCCCGACGCGATCTTCGTCGGCGGCGATTCCGCCGGCGGCAATCTCGCAGCCGCCATGACGCTCGCATTCCGCGACAGCCCGCATCGGCTGCGCGGTCAGCTCTTGATCTATCCCTGCGTCGACGTGAATTTCGAGCGGCCCTCGTACCATAGCGAGGCCCAGGCGCCGTACCTCAAGGCGGCCGAGATGATCTGGTTCTGGAACCAGTACTGCCCCGAACCCGCGCAGCGCGCCAATCCGCTCGCGGTGCCGATCAAGGCCGCTTCGCTTGCCGGGCTACCGCCCGCTTTCATCGTGGTCGCCGAGCACGATCCGCTGCGCGACGACGGCCATGCCTATGCCGGTCGCCTCGAGGCCGCGGGCGTCGCGGTGACCTTCCGTCCGGGCCTCGGCCTCATTCACGGCTTTGTTCGTGCGCGGGCACTTTGTACGGCGGCACAGGCCGAGCATGTGGCGATGACGGATTGGCTGCGCCGGACCGCGCAATGA
- a CDS encoding amidohydrolase — MSRPDIDHILLGRVLTLDRTGSIAEAVAIRDDRIVAVGTQSEILDLKGPETRVSRTDGTIIPGFNDAHAHMDTEGLRDRFPSLGRMRSIADVLARIAELARTTPKGEWIVTMPVGDAPFYFGGPIVLRERRMPTRQELDRAAPDHPVCILPPSGYWSLVPCHTALNTLALKLNGLDRASRSPVEGIELMRDAEGELTGVIVEHNHPDSAQIALLPAVPRFSARDRRDGILRSVETYHAVGTTSVYEGHGCAPEVISAYRDLWESGDLTMRMNLVVSTTWTTLDEAEVMMRDSLAYARGAGLGDSFLRVGGIFISYGGEPTAAAAALANPGDLGWSCYVKQANTPTEFERLCLAAAAHDLRVHTIAIDKLHEIAPIFERVHAAHGIADRRWVVEHMSYAAAGDLARLRVLGIGVTLIPDYHLWKVGTRFFPLSERDRELVAPATQLDALGVPVACGTDNSPCNSLATMRAMRTRRERTTGEVLGGAARSSAELALRAMTRNGAWFSFEEDVKGRIAPGYFADLAVLSGCPLTTTADELESLSCLATMVGGRFVHGGL; from the coding sequence ATGAGCCGGCCTGACATCGACCACATCCTGCTCGGCCGGGTGCTGACGCTCGATCGCACAGGCAGCATCGCCGAGGCCGTTGCGATCCGCGACGATCGAATTGTTGCCGTGGGTACACAGAGCGAGATCCTCGATCTCAAGGGTCCCGAAACGCGGGTCTCGCGGACCGACGGCACCATCATTCCCGGCTTCAACGATGCGCATGCGCATATGGACACCGAGGGCCTGCGCGATCGTTTTCCCTCGCTCGGCCGCATGCGCTCGATCGCCGACGTGCTGGCGCGGATTGCAGAGCTCGCGCGCACCACGCCCAAGGGCGAATGGATCGTCACCATGCCGGTCGGCGACGCCCCTTTCTATTTCGGCGGCCCGATCGTCCTGCGGGAACGCCGCATGCCGACGCGGCAGGAACTTGACCGCGCAGCTCCCGACCATCCCGTCTGCATCCTGCCGCCATCAGGCTATTGGAGCCTGGTGCCGTGTCATACCGCGCTGAACACGCTGGCGCTGAAATTGAACGGGCTCGATCGCGCTTCCCGCTCGCCGGTCGAAGGCATCGAGCTCATGCGCGATGCCGAAGGCGAGCTGACCGGCGTGATCGTCGAGCACAATCATCCGGACTCCGCGCAGATTGCGCTGCTGCCGGCGGTGCCGCGCTTCTCCGCGCGCGACCGGCGCGACGGCATCCTGCGCTCGGTCGAGACCTATCACGCGGTCGGCACCACGAGCGTCTATGAAGGCCACGGCTGTGCGCCGGAGGTGATCAGCGCCTATCGCGACCTCTGGGAGTCCGGCGATCTGACGATGCGGATGAACCTCGTCGTCAGCACGACCTGGACCACGCTGGACGAAGCGGAAGTGATGATGCGCGATAGCCTCGCCTATGCGCGTGGCGCGGGCCTCGGCGATTCCTTCCTGCGGGTCGGCGGCATCTTCATCAGTTATGGCGGGGAGCCGACGGCGGCCGCCGCCGCATTGGCCAATCCGGGCGATCTGGGCTGGTCGTGCTACGTCAAGCAGGCCAACACACCGACCGAATTCGAGCGGCTGTGCCTGGCGGCCGCCGCGCATGACCTGCGGGTTCACACCATCGCCATCGACAAGCTGCATGAGATCGCCCCGATCTTCGAGCGCGTGCATGCCGCGCACGGCATCGCTGATCGCCGCTGGGTGGTCGAGCACATGAGTTACGCCGCAGCCGGTGATCTCGCGCGGCTGAGAGTGCTCGGCATCGGCGTGACATTGATCCCGGACTACCACCTGTGGAAGGTCGGCACGCGCTTCTTCCCGCTGTCGGAGCGCGACCGCGAGCTGGTGGCGCCTGCCACCCAGCTCGACGCGCTCGGTGTGCCGGTTGCCTGCGGCACCGACAACAGCCCGTGCAATTCGCTCGCGACCATGCGCGCGATGCGGACCCGGCGCGAGCGCACCACCGGGGAAGTGCTCGGCGGCGCTGCCCGCAGCTCGGCCGAGCTCGCGCTGCGCGCCATGACGCGCAACGGCGCCTGGTTCTCGTTCGAGGAGGACGTCAAGGGCCGCATCGCGCCCGGATACTTTGCCGATCTCGCCGTGCTCAGCGGCTGCCCGCTGACGACAACAGCCGACGAACTGGAATCGCTGTCATGCCTTGCCACCATGGTCGGCGGCCGGTTCGTTCACGGCGGATTGTAG
- a CDS encoding branched-chain amino acid ABC transporter permease translates to MSVVIKPKLPAAVRAIAGIALAVLLLYVVPFAIPNYLVSQFATVLVFAIAIVGIDLVTGFGGAITLGHAAFVALGSYTTAILTVRYGWNPFATIPVAAALSWIGGWCLGFPALRLQGLYLAMGTLVLSITVPALLKRFDGLTGGVQGLNLGNPESPVRWLDDSQWIYFVSLAIAAVLYIVARRILSGPLRRALVAARDNQLVAAVMGVNRARLATATFAMSSLYAGVAGSLYAMIVGFVSPDTFNVMLSLSLFVGAVVGGITSLGGAVIGAMFIQFVPTWASDIDVSLGGLVFGCTLIFTLILVPSGIGGMAERIFLKVCVRLGWVEGSTGAPTRTEPAGSAQNEPA, encoded by the coding sequence ATGAGCGTCGTCATCAAGCCGAAACTACCCGCCGCCGTTCGCGCCATTGCCGGCATCGCGCTCGCGGTGCTCCTGCTCTATGTCGTTCCTTTCGCGATCCCGAACTATCTCGTCAGTCAGTTCGCCACCGTGCTGGTCTTCGCCATCGCCATTGTCGGCATCGATCTCGTCACCGGCTTCGGCGGTGCCATCACGCTCGGCCACGCGGCTTTCGTCGCGCTCGGCTCCTACACCACCGCGATCCTGACGGTGCGCTACGGCTGGAATCCTTTCGCGACCATCCCGGTGGCGGCGGCGCTGAGCTGGATCGGCGGCTGGTGCCTGGGATTTCCAGCACTGCGATTGCAAGGCCTTTATCTCGCGATGGGCACGTTGGTGCTGTCAATCACGGTCCCTGCCCTGCTTAAGCGCTTCGACGGCCTAACCGGCGGCGTGCAGGGGCTCAACCTCGGCAACCCCGAATCTCCCGTGCGCTGGCTCGATGATTCCCAGTGGATCTATTTCGTCTCGCTCGCCATCGCGGCCGTGCTCTACATCGTCGCCCGCCGCATTCTTTCCGGACCGCTGCGGCGGGCGCTGGTGGCGGCGCGCGACAATCAGCTCGTCGCGGCCGTCATGGGCGTCAACCGGGCGCGGCTCGCGACCGCGACTTTCGCGATGAGCAGCCTCTATGCCGGCGTCGCCGGCTCGCTCTATGCCATGATCGTCGGCTTCGTCTCGCCCGATACCTTCAACGTCATGCTGAGTCTCAGCCTGTTCGTCGGCGCCGTGGTCGGCGGCATCACCTCGCTCGGCGGCGCTGTCATCGGCGCGATGTTCATCCAGTTCGTGCCGACCTGGGCCAGCGATATCGACGTCTCGCTCGGCGGCCTGGTGTTCGGCTGCACGCTGATCTTCACGCTGATCCTGGTGCCGTCTGGAATCGGCGGCATGGCCGAGCGGATATTCCTGAAGGTCTGCGTCCGTCTCGGCTGGGTCGAAGGCTCGACCGGCGCGCCGACCCGGACCGAGCCGGCAGGGAGTGCGCAGAATGAGCCGGCCTGA
- a CDS encoding branched-chain amino acid ABC transporter permease, with product MLFANQIIDGLADGAIYASLALALAFSYRSTGIVNFAQGEMAMLSAYLVWQLMAWGMPLIPAAIVSIVVSFVAGALLYAAIVKPLSHASVLTVVSVLIGLYLALNSLAGFLWTYSIKALPSLFPKAHLKLGSFSVSVETAGIIAVVAIVLGLLYLLFETTKLGLAMRGAASTPDSAELVGVPVPVMLLIGWGIASALGALSGILVAPRVFLNPTMMFGVIIYAFAAATLGGFDSVLGAVVGGLLVGVVENLVGTYVPWIGPDLKIVVALVLIFGTLLVKPDGLFGRKKVVRL from the coding sequence ATGCTTTTCGCCAACCAGATCATCGATGGCCTTGCCGACGGCGCGATCTACGCCTCGCTCGCGCTGGCGCTCGCCTTCAGCTACCGCTCGACCGGGATCGTCAACTTCGCGCAAGGCGAGATGGCGATGCTGTCTGCCTATCTGGTCTGGCAGTTGATGGCCTGGGGCATGCCGCTGATCCCCGCCGCAATCGTCAGCATCGTCGTCTCCTTCGTCGCCGGCGCCCTGCTCTATGCCGCGATCGTCAAGCCGCTCTCGCATGCGAGCGTGCTCACCGTGGTCAGCGTGCTGATCGGGCTTTATCTCGCGCTCAACAGCCTCGCCGGCTTCCTGTGGACCTACAGCATCAAGGCGCTGCCGAGCCTGTTCCCGAAGGCGCATCTGAAGCTCGGATCGTTCAGCGTCTCGGTCGAGACCGCGGGCATCATCGCCGTGGTCGCCATCGTGCTGGGACTGCTTTATCTCCTGTTCGAGACGACCAAGCTCGGGCTCGCGATGCGCGGCGCCGCATCGACGCCCGATTCCGCGGAGCTGGTCGGCGTTCCCGTTCCTGTCATGCTGCTGATCGGCTGGGGCATTGCTTCCGCGCTCGGCGCGCTGTCGGGGATCCTGGTCGCACCGCGCGTCTTCCTCAATCCGACGATGATGTTCGGCGTTATCATCTACGCCTTTGCCGCCGCGACACTGGGCGGTTTCGACAGCGTGCTCGGCGCCGTGGTCGGCGGGCTATTGGTCGGCGTCGTCGAAAATCTGGTCGGGACTTATGTGCCCTGGATCGGCCCCGACCTGAAGATCGTGGTGGCGCTGGTCCTGATTTTCGGGACGCTCCTGGTCAAGCCGGACGGCTTGTTTGGCCGCAAGAAGGTGGTCCGGCTATGA
- a CDS encoding ABC transporter ATP-binding protein — protein sequence MSFLSIRGLRAGYGLRPVLHDIDLEIGERQIHVVLGANGAGKTTLLRAISGTVERSGTILFDGKPIGGLSARKVVACGIAHVPQGRGTFADLTVDENIRLGAYLRSSTETRRDRERWLSYFPRLRERLSQQAGSLSGGEQQMLAIARALMLQPRLLLLDEPSLGLAPIITRGLFETLAAIRRETAMTMLIVEQNANLALAVADDGVVMESGSVVLRDTAANLTGNDEVRRIYLGYE from the coding sequence ATGAGCTTCCTGAGCATCAGGGGCTTGCGCGCGGGCTACGGCCTGCGTCCCGTGCTGCACGATATCGATCTCGAAATCGGGGAACGGCAGATCCACGTCGTGCTCGGCGCCAATGGCGCCGGCAAGACCACGCTGCTTCGTGCGATTTCCGGTACCGTCGAGCGCAGCGGCACCATCCTGTTTGACGGCAAGCCGATCGGCGGCCTGTCGGCCCGGAAGGTCGTGGCCTGCGGGATCGCGCATGTGCCGCAGGGCCGCGGCACCTTTGCCGACCTGACGGTGGACGAGAACATCCGCCTCGGCGCCTACTTGCGCAGCTCCACTGAGACACGACGCGACCGCGAGCGCTGGCTGAGCTATTTCCCCCGCCTGCGCGAGCGGCTGTCGCAGCAGGCCGGCAGCCTGTCCGGCGGCGAGCAGCAGATGCTGGCGATTGCGCGCGCGCTGATGCTGCAGCCGCGGCTGCTTCTGCTCGACGAGCCCTCGCTTGGCCTCGCGCCAATCATCACCCGCGGCCTGTTCGAGACGCTGGCCGCGATCCGGCGCGAGACCGCGATGACCATGCTGATCGTCGAGCAGAACGCCAACCTGGCGCTGGCGGTCGCCGACGACGGCGTCGTGATGGAGAGCGGCAGCGTCGTGCTCCGCGACACCGCCGCCAACCTCACCGGCAACGACGAGGTGCGCCGCATTTATCTCGGATACGAATGA